Proteins encoded within one genomic window of Polaribacter sp. NJDZ03:
- a CDS encoding DUF5916 domain-containing protein, with protein sequence MLFILLLIVSISFTTYSQESTNEIIPKRVYNTKKLKEVPIIDGVISEDAWNVVEWSSDFVQKEPNEGVAPMHQTKFKVMYDDKYLYIAIRAFDDKPELIQQRLTRRDGFAGDRVNVIIDSYHDKRTAFAFTTTAAGVKGEEIVTQNGDNWDDSWNPIWYTDAKVDNKGYTVEMKIPFSQLRFGNAKEQIWGFNINRTFFRKQERSLWQRIPNSQSGFISEAGELHGLIDLVSQKQLEIQPFAVLQYDSYPKEGNNPFRDGSDFKLNAGLDAKIGITNDLTLDLTINPDFGQVEADPGAIALDGFQIFFKEQRPFFVENKNIFNFEFADGSDNIFYSRRIGRNPHKKVGNNIETDLILQDDEFADVPQNSTILGAAKFSGKTQNGWSIGVLESVTANEFAKIKETNGNTRKEIVEPLTNFFVARAQKDFNERNSFIGGIFTATNRNLDDNFPELHKAAYTGGVDFRHTWHNRDFYLEGNTILSHVKGSEEAILDTQTSIARLFQRPDADYVDLDPTRTSLTGSGGRVKFGKQGGGNWRYNGGFIWRSPELELNDVGFLRQTDEMIQFTQVRYLWQIPKGIYRDIDLSAEQSTIYDFGGNLNKSRFAVEGRVNWKNNWSSNIGMGSSTQMHRNSFLRGGPRFKVADDKFIYAFVETDKSKKFSLKLGYVRIRSEENVSDTDKYEFKINYQPFNSFSMSLENVLEKTSDKSQYVTTKDFGNLKRYILGNIENDSWTTTLRLNYSLNPNMSIQFYGQPYIARGRYSDFNYVTNSTASSINDRVRMYNENEISENNDRFSIDENLDAIADYTFKNPDFSYVQFRTNLVARWEYIPGSELFFVWARGGAGSDDARNSLSRSFRNQILDKPLESTFLIKATYRFVR encoded by the coding sequence ATTTTATTTATTTTATTATTAATAGTAAGTATTTCGTTTACTACCTATTCGCAAGAATCAACGAATGAAATTATACCAAAAAGAGTTTATAATACAAAGAAATTAAAAGAAGTACCAATAATAGATGGTGTTATCTCGGAAGATGCTTGGAATGTTGTAGAATGGTCATCAGACTTCGTACAGAAAGAACCAAATGAAGGAGTTGCACCAATGCATCAAACAAAATTTAAAGTAATGTATGATGATAAGTATTTATACATTGCTATTAGAGCTTTTGATGATAAACCAGAATTAATTCAGCAAAGACTTACACGTAGAGATGGTTTTGCTGGAGATAGGGTAAATGTAATTATTGATAGTTATCATGATAAAAGAACCGCATTTGCATTTACAACAACTGCTGCAGGGGTAAAAGGTGAAGAAATTGTTACGCAAAATGGCGATAATTGGGATGATAGTTGGAACCCTATTTGGTATACAGATGCTAAGGTAGATAACAAAGGCTATACCGTAGAAATGAAAATTCCTTTTAGCCAGTTACGCTTTGGTAATGCAAAAGAACAAATATGGGGGTTTAATATTAATCGAACTTTTTTTAGAAAACAAGAACGATCTTTATGGCAAAGAATTCCAAATTCTCAATCTGGGTTTATTAGTGAAGCTGGTGAGTTGCATGGATTAATAGATTTAGTATCGCAAAAACAATTAGAAATTCAGCCTTTTGCAGTTTTACAATATGATTCTTATCCAAAAGAGGGGAATAACCCGTTTAGAGATGGAAGTGATTTTAAACTAAATGCGGGTTTAGATGCTAAAATTGGAATTACAAACGATTTAACGCTAGACTTAACGATAAACCCAGATTTTGGACAAGTAGAAGCAGATCCAGGAGCGATTGCTTTAGATGGATTTCAAATATTTTTTAAAGAACAGCGTCCTTTTTTTGTTGAAAATAAGAATATTTTCAATTTTGAGTTTGCTGACGGAAGTGATAACATTTTTTATAGTAGAAGAATCGGTAGAAATCCTCATAAAAAAGTTGGTAATAATATAGAAACTGATCTTATTTTACAAGATGATGAATTTGCAGATGTACCACAGAATTCAACTATTTTAGGTGCTGCAAAATTTTCAGGAAAAACACAGAATGGTTGGTCTATTGGTGTTTTAGAAAGTGTTACAGCAAATGAATTTGCAAAAATTAAAGAAACAAATGGTAATACCAGAAAAGAAATTGTAGAGCCTTTAACAAACTTTTTTGTTGCCAGGGCTCAAAAAGATTTTAACGAGCGTAATTCTTTTATAGGAGGAATTTTTACAGCAACAAACAGAAATTTAGATGATAATTTTCCTGAATTACACAAAGCTGCTTATACAGGAGGAGTAGATTTTAGACATACTTGGCATAATAGAGATTTTTATTTGGAAGGGAATACAATTTTAAGTCATGTTAAAGGAAGTGAAGAAGCAATTTTAGATACACAAACATCTATTGCCAGGTTATTTCAAAGACCAGATGCAGATTATGTAGATTTAGATCCAACTAGAACCTCGCTAACAGGAAGTGGAGGTAGAGTTAAATTTGGGAAACAAGGTGGAGGAAACTGGCGTTATAATGGAGGTTTTATTTGGCGTTCGCCAGAATTAGAATTGAATGATGTTGGCTTTTTACGTCAGACAGATGAAATGATTCAATTTACACAAGTAAGATATTTATGGCAAATTCCTAAAGGTATTTATAGAGATATAGATTTAAGTGCGGAGCAATCTACTATTTACGATTTTGGAGGCAATTTAAATAAATCTCGTTTTGCAGTTGAAGGAAGGGTTAATTGGAAAAATAATTGGTCTTCAAATATAGGTATGGGATCTAGTACGCAAATGCATAGAAACTCTTTTTTAAGAGGTGGACCGCGCTTTAAAGTAGCAGATGATAAATTTATATATGCTTTTGTAGAAACGGATAAGAGTAAAAAATTTAGTCTTAAACTTGGTTATGTTCGTATTAGAAGTGAAGAAAACGTAAGTGATACAGATAAATATGAGTTTAAAATAAATTACCAACCTTTCAATTCTTTTAGTATGTCTTTAGAAAATGTATTGGAAAAAACTTCTGATAAATCTCAATATGTCACAACTAAAGATTTTGGTAATTTAAAAAGATATATTTTAGGAAATATTGAAAATGATTCGTGGACAACAACTTTACGATTAAACTATAGTTTAAATCCTAATATGTCTATTCAGTTTTATGGGCAACCTTATATTGCTCGTGGAAGATATTCCGATTTTAATTACGTTACTAATTCAACAGCATCTAGTATCAATGACAGGGTAAGGATGTATAATGAGAATGAGATTTCTGAAAACAATGATCGTTTTTCTATTGATGAAAATTTAGATGCAATTGCAGATTACACATTTAAGAACCCAGATTTTTCTTATGTACAATTTAGAACAAACTTAGTGGCAAGATGGGAGTATATACCAGGCTCTGAGTTGTTTTTTGTTTGGGCAAGAGGTGGCGCTGGTTCTGATGATGCTAGAAATTCATTATCAAGAAGCTTTAGAAACCAAATTTTAGACAAACCTTTAGAAAGTACTTTTTTAATAAAAGCAACGTATAGATTTGTAAGGTAA
- the rplM gene encoding 50S ribosomal protein L13 — protein sequence MNTLSYKTVSANSATVNKEWVLVDADGQTLGRLASKVAKLIRGKNKPNFTPHVDCGDNVVIINAEKINLTGNKWRDKSYIRHTGYPGGQRSLTATEMFEKDPTRLIEKAVKGMLPKNILGAALYRNLYVYAGTEHKHAGQAPKAINLNDLK from the coding sequence ATGAACACATTAAGTTACAAAACAGTATCAGCAAACAGCGCTACCGTAAACAAGGAGTGGGTTTTAGTTGATGCAGACGGGCAAACGTTGGGTCGTCTAGCTTCTAAAGTAGCAAAGCTAATTAGAGGTAAAAACAAACCTAATTTTACTCCTCACGTAGATTGTGGAGATAACGTGGTTATCATCAACGCAGAAAAAATTAACCTTACTGGTAACAAATGGAGAGACAAATCTTACATTCGTCACACAGGTTATCCAGGAGGACAAAGATCGTTAACTGCAACAGAAATGTTTGAGAAAGATCCTACAAGATTAATCGAAAAAGCAGTAAAAGGAATGTTACCTAAAAATATTTTAGGAGCAGCACTTTACAGAAACTTGTATGTATATGCAGGTACAGAGCACAAACACGCAGGTCAAGCACCTAAAGCTATTAACCTTAACGATCTTAAATAA
- the rpsI gene encoding 30S ribosomal protein S9 translates to MDIVHKIGRRKTAVARIYLSEGTGNITVNKKDYKNYFTTGTLQYKVQQPLMLTENLESYDIKVNVYGGGVTGQAEAIRLAITRALVHIDADHRIVLKPEGLLTRDPRMVERKKFGQKKARKKFQFSKR, encoded by the coding sequence ATGGATATAGTACATAAAATCGGTAGAAGAAAAACAGCTGTTGCTCGTATTTATCTTTCTGAAGGAACAGGAAACATTACAGTAAACAAAAAAGATTATAAAAATTACTTTACTACTGGAACTTTACAGTACAAAGTACAACAACCTTTAATGTTAACAGAAAACTTAGAGTCTTACGACATTAAAGTTAATGTTTACGGTGGTGGTGTAACAGGACAAGCAGAAGCTATCCGTTTAGCTATTACAAGAGCTTTAGTTCATATTGATGCAGATCATAGAATTGTCTTGAAACCAGAAGGTTTATTAACTCGTGACCCAAGAATGGTTGAACGTAAGAAATTCGGTCAGAAAAAAGCACGTAAAAAATTCCAATTCTCGAAACGTTAA
- the rpsB gene encoding 30S ribosomal protein S2 yields MANVNIQELLDSGVHFGHLTRKWNPNMAPYIYTERNGVHIIDLYKTAAKIEETSEALKKIANSGRKILFVATKKQAKDIVAEKAKAVNMPYITERWPGGMLTNFITIRKAVKKMAHIDRMKLDGSFDALSKREKLQINRQREKLEKNLGSISDMTRLPGALFVVDIKKEHIAVAEAQKLSIPIFAMVDTNSDPRLVDFIIPANDDASKSIDKVLSYVTNAIAEGLSDRKADKEKVKETKEVAAPKAEAAAPKAEVTEAPAEEKK; encoded by the coding sequence ATGGCAAACGTAAATATTCAAGAGTTATTAGATAGTGGTGTACACTTTGGACACTTAACTAGAAAATGGAACCCAAACATGGCTCCATACATTTATACAGAACGTAATGGTGTACACATCATCGATTTGTATAAAACAGCAGCAAAAATAGAAGAAACTTCAGAAGCTTTAAAAAAGATCGCTAACTCTGGACGTAAAATTTTATTTGTAGCTACTAAAAAGCAAGCAAAAGATATTGTTGCAGAAAAAGCAAAAGCAGTAAACATGCCTTACATCACAGAAAGATGGCCTGGTGGTATGTTAACAAACTTTATTACTATTAGAAAAGCTGTTAAGAAAATGGCTCATATTGATAGAATGAAGTTAGATGGATCTTTTGATGCATTATCTAAAAGAGAAAAATTACAAATCAATCGTCAGAGAGAAAAATTAGAAAAGAATTTAGGTTCTATTTCAGATATGACTCGTTTACCTGGTGCATTATTTGTAGTAGATATTAAAAAAGAGCACATTGCAGTAGCAGAAGCTCAAAAATTAAGTATTCCTATTTTTGCAATGGTTGATACAAACTCTGATCCTAGATTAGTAGATTTTATCATTCCAGCAAATGATGATGCTTCTAAGTCTATAGACAAAGTATTATCTTATGTTACTAATGCAATTGCAGAAGGTTTATCAGATAGAAAAGCAGACAAAGAAAAAGTAAAAGAAACTAAAGAAGTTGCAGCTCCAAAAGCTGAAGCAGCAGCTCCTAAGGCAGAAGTTACTGAAGCACCTGCTGAAGAAAAAAAATAA
- the tsf gene encoding translation elongation factor Ts — protein sequence METVKISAADVKKLREATGAGMMDCKKALVEAVGDFDKAIDILRKKGQKIAAKRADRESTEGVAVTKINADNTVGVAIVLACETDFVGKNDAFVALGSQFAEIALNHADKESFLAADFGGMTVADKLIEQTGVIGEKLEITAFEKIEAAYVGAYTHIGKIAALVGLTAAVDNADVLSKDVAMQIASMGASTLSYKDFDPAFVAAETEARIAVIEKDNIELGRLGKTLKNVPQYISMSQLSDEILAKAEEAAKAELAAEGKPEKIWDRILPGKMERFIADNTTLDLEQCLLDQAFIKDEKKNVAQYVSTYGDVSVSGFKRVTLG from the coding sequence ATGGAAACAGTAAAGATTAGTGCTGCTGATGTTAAAAAATTAAGAGAAGCAACTGGAGCTGGAATGATGGACTGTAAAAAGGCATTAGTTGAGGCTGTTGGTGATTTTGATAAAGCAATTGATATTTTACGTAAAAAAGGTCAAAAAATTGCTGCAAAAAGAGCTGATAGAGAATCTACAGAAGGAGTTGCAGTAACAAAAATCAATGCTGATAATACTGTTGGAGTAGCAATCGTATTAGCTTGTGAAACTGATTTTGTTGGTAAAAATGATGCTTTCGTAGCATTAGGAAGTCAATTTGCAGAAATTGCTTTAAATCATGCTGATAAAGAATCTTTCTTAGCTGCTGATTTTGGAGGAATGACTGTTGCTGATAAATTAATTGAGCAAACTGGTGTTATTGGAGAAAAGTTAGAGATAACTGCTTTTGAGAAAATCGAAGCTGCTTATGTTGGTGCCTATACTCACATTGGTAAAATTGCTGCATTAGTTGGTTTAACTGCTGCTGTTGATAATGCTGATGTATTATCTAAAGACGTAGCTATGCAAATAGCATCTATGGGAGCATCTACTTTATCTTATAAAGATTTTGATCCTGCATTTGTTGCTGCTGAAACAGAAGCAAGAATTGCTGTAATTGAAAAAGATAATATTGAATTAGGAAGATTAGGGAAAACGTTGAAAAACGTACCTCAATATATTTCTATGTCTCAATTATCTGATGAAATTTTAGCTAAAGCTGAAGAAGCTGCTAAAGCGGAATTAGCTGCAGAAGGAAAACCAGAAAAAATCTGGGATAGAATTTTACCAGGAAAAATGGAAAGATTTATTGCAGACAATACAACTTTAGATTTAGAGCAATGTCTTTTAGACCAAGCTTTTATTAAAGATGAAAAGAAAAATGTTGCACAATATGTAAGTACATATGGTGATGTTTCTGTAAGTGGATTCAAAAGAGTTACTTTAGGATAA
- the pyrH gene encoding UMP kinase has translation MQYKRILLKLSGEALMGERQYGIDPKRLAEYAKEIKEVVQKGIEVAIVIGGGNIFRGVAGAANGMDRVQGDHMGMLATCINGLALQSALEDEDVHTRLQTALEIKEVAEPYIKRKAIRHLEKGRVVIFGAGTGNPYFTTDTAAVLRAIEIDADAILKGTRVDGIYDVDPEKNKDAIKFENITFKDVIKKGLKVMDMTAFTLSEENKLPIIVFDMNTNGNLMKLVSGEKIGTIVNTH, from the coding sequence ATGCAATACAAGAGAATTCTTTTAAAATTAAGCGGAGAAGCTTTAATGGGCGAAAGACAATACGGAATTGATCCTAAACGTTTAGCTGAATACGCAAAAGAAATTAAAGAAGTAGTACAAAAAGGAATCGAAGTTGCCATTGTAATTGGCGGTGGAAATATCTTTAGAGGTGTTGCTGGTGCTGCAAATGGTATGGACCGCGTACAAGGAGACCACATGGGGATGTTAGCAACCTGTATTAACGGCTTAGCATTGCAAAGTGCATTAGAAGATGAAGATGTTCATACGCGATTGCAAACAGCTTTAGAAATTAAAGAAGTTGCAGAACCGTATATTAAAAGAAAAGCAATTCGTCACTTAGAAAAAGGAAGAGTTGTAATCTTTGGAGCAGGAACAGGTAATCCATATTTTACAACAGATACTGCTGCCGTTTTAAGAGCAATTGAAATAGATGCAGATGCTATATTAAAAGGAACTCGTGTAGACGGAATCTATGATGTAGATCCAGAAAAAAATAAAGATGCTATCAAATTTGAAAATATAACTTTTAAAGACGTAATTAAAAAAGGTCTTAAAGTGATGGATATGACTGCATTTACATTAAGTGAAGAAAACAAATTGCCAATTATTGTTTTTGACATGAACACGAATGGAAACTTAATGAAATTAGTTTCTGGTGAAAAAATTGGTACTATTGTTAATACTCATTAA
- the frr gene encoding ribosome recycling factor, producing the protein MNEEIEFILDSAKEAMNNAIEHLIKELRTIRAGKATPAMLANVMVDYYGSLTPLGQIANVTTPDPRTISVQPWEKNMLQPIEKAIMVANLGFNPMNNGDIIMINVPPLTEERRIGLAKQAKAEAEHAKVGIRNARKDANNDIKKTEASDDLKKITEADVQKLTDTFIKQIEEKLAVKEVEIMKV; encoded by the coding sequence ATGAACGAAGAAATTGAATTTATTCTTGATTCCGCTAAAGAGGCGATGAATAATGCTATTGAGCATTTAATTAAAGAATTACGAACTATAAGAGCTGGTAAAGCAACACCTGCAATGTTAGCAAATGTAATGGTAGATTATTATGGATCTCTAACTCCGTTAGGACAAATTGCAAATGTTACTACACCAGACCCAAGAACAATATCTGTACAACCTTGGGAGAAAAACATGTTACAACCTATAGAAAAAGCTATAATGGTTGCCAACTTAGGTTTTAACCCAATGAATAATGGTGATATTATTATGATTAATGTACCGCCATTAACTGAAGAAAGAAGAATTGGTTTGGCTAAACAAGCCAAAGCAGAAGCAGAACACGCAAAAGTTGGTATTAGAAATGCCCGTAAAGATGCAAATAATGATATTAAAAAAACAGAGGCTTCAGACGATCTTAAAAAAATAACAGAAGCAGATGTGCAAAAATTAACAGATACTTTTATAAAGCAGATAGAAGAAAAACTAGCTGTAAAAGAAGTTGAAATAATGAAGGTTTAA